Proteins encoded within one genomic window of Pectobacterium araliae:
- a CDS encoding FtsX-like permease family protein, producing MIPWRLIWVDWRRLWPGVLVVVLLIAVATALSISVSLQERALRMGSAKAADRFDLVIGAPGSETQLVLSSVFLQPSALTLIPAQVLTDLEKNPLVAWAAPVAFGDFYQGMPIVGTTPPLVTDNGKRQLTAGRVFNDGFEAVVGAQTGLTVGSTFSPIHGQVGTEGAHAHDDVIYTVVGVLPADGSAWDKAILVPVNAVWRVHGIHPPHGADDDHDHNEHEGEHDGHAHDHDETAHAEGEQHADEHHNNVHPAEGAENDDHHAAVAQPVTAPHDDEHGEAEAHGHAHQAGLPAIVVKPKTIAGAYQLRSLYRSNSTLAVFPGEVLVKLYSMLGDIRELLTYVSLGTQGLVGVAVAMVAVIHLRQRQKQIGALRAFGAPHYGIFTLIWSGLMSLVSVGVLLGVGLGYVAARGIAVVMSEKSGFVLPVTLEWEDIHFVLLLLLVAAVVLTIPAILSYRQSPATALRGE from the coding sequence ATGATTCCATGGCGTCTAATCTGGGTCGACTGGCGTCGGCTCTGGCCGGGTGTACTGGTTGTGGTGTTGCTGATCGCGGTGGCGACAGCGTTAAGTATTTCAGTAAGTTTGCAGGAAAGGGCGCTGCGCATGGGCAGCGCCAAGGCGGCTGACCGTTTCGATCTGGTGATTGGGGCTCCGGGAAGTGAAACCCAACTCGTGCTGTCGTCCGTGTTCCTGCAACCGTCGGCGCTGACGCTGATTCCCGCGCAGGTGCTGACCGATCTGGAAAAGAACCCGCTGGTTGCCTGGGCAGCACCAGTTGCGTTTGGTGATTTCTATCAGGGGATGCCGATTGTCGGTACCACGCCGCCGCTGGTCACGGATAACGGTAAGCGACAACTCACCGCCGGACGTGTGTTCAACGACGGCTTTGAAGCCGTGGTGGGGGCGCAAACGGGGCTGACGGTTGGGAGTACATTTAGCCCAATTCATGGTCAGGTGGGTACGGAAGGCGCGCACGCGCACGATGACGTTATCTATACCGTGGTTGGTGTGTTGCCTGCGGACGGCAGCGCATGGGATAAAGCGATTCTGGTTCCGGTGAACGCCGTATGGCGGGTGCATGGTATCCATCCACCGCATGGTGCGGACGATGATCACGACCATAATGAGCATGAGGGTGAGCATGACGGCCATGCACATGATCATGATGAAACCGCACATGCGGAAGGCGAGCAGCATGCCGATGAGCATCACAACAACGTTCATCCAGCGGAAGGCGCGGAAAATGATGATCATCATGCTGCTGTCGCTCAGCCGGTAACGGCTCCACACGATGACGAGCACGGCGAAGCAGAAGCTCACGGGCACGCGCATCAGGCTGGTTTGCCCGCGATTGTCGTTAAACCGAAAACGATCGCGGGAGCCTATCAACTGCGTTCGCTGTATCGCAGTAACTCGACGCTGGCAGTGTTCCCCGGTGAGGTGCTGGTGAAGTTATACTCGATGCTGGGTGATATCCGCGAACTGCTGACCTATGTTTCGCTGGGGACTCAGGGATTAGTGGGCGTGGCCGTGGCGATGGTGGCGGTTATCCACCTGCGGCAGCGGCAGAAACAGATCGGCGCACTCCGTGCCTTTGGCGCACCGCACTACGGTATTTTCACGCTGATTTGGAGCGGGTTGATGTCGCTGGTGAGCGTCGGCGTGCTGCTGGGCGTCGGTCTGGGCTACGTTGCCGCACGCGGTATTGCAGTGGTGATGAGCGAGAAAAGCGGCTTTGTGCTGCCAGTGACGTTGGAGTGGGAAGATATCCACTTCGTCCTGCTCCTGTTACTGGTTGCCGCTGTCGTCCTTACGATCCCGGCGATACTGTCTTACCGACAGTCTCCCGCAACGGCGCTGCGAGGGGAATAA
- a CDS encoding carbapenem self-resistance protein CarG family protein yields the protein MLKNGFIFSGLCLVLCAISSTATALSPVALKDGINRVDLNQDGGKDYVVVAQFDNNTSHPNLGMTFFVLRPDGGHSIMPVTNSNTFTWFDYRLSAAADFLVQDNRLFLSGKHYFLVTAKKQGENVFDPTKVLLTIYDFKASRDDPGVPLYEWSERKRVITQDTYQSVDEAYKEVDEVMLAK from the coding sequence ATGTTAAAGAACGGTTTTATCTTTTCAGGGCTGTGTTTAGTGCTCTGTGCTATCAGCAGCACGGCTACTGCACTATCCCCAGTGGCATTGAAAGACGGCATCAACCGAGTAGATCTCAATCAGGACGGCGGGAAGGATTATGTCGTCGTCGCCCAGTTTGACAATAATACCTCGCACCCCAATCTCGGGATGACTTTCTTTGTACTACGCCCGGACGGCGGACACAGCATTATGCCAGTTACCAACAGCAATACGTTTACCTGGTTTGATTATCGGCTATCCGCTGCGGCGGATTTTTTAGTACAGGATAATCGGTTGTTCCTGTCTGGAAAGCATTACTTTCTGGTGACGGCAAAGAAGCAAGGGGAAAACGTCTTTGATCCCACGAAAGTCCTTTTAACGATTTACGACTTTAAAGCCTCGCGGGACGATCCGGGTGTACCGCTCTATGAATGGTCAGAACGAAAGCGAGTAATAACGCAAGATACCTACCAATCCGTTGATGAAGCTTACAAGGAAGTGGATGAGGTGATGTTGGCAAAATGA
- a CDS encoding carbapenem biosynthesis protein CpmH, with protein sequence MKMSSLITLGLLFPLATLAQLSELDYQQRVQDFFDAESPLCLGEKQWPIHSPKGDAPWNSGRLHALVDAGLAYATPEGTSTIYRLSPIGDKNWRQYGDLCYGRMQVASIEKIDRVNQELTVVYFTYRLTPLEDWAHNRALRFAFSELDNLVGGVGTTRYSATIREALGGAAKLQDYPVPVELDY encoded by the coding sequence ATGAAAATGTCCTCACTAATCACATTAGGGCTACTGTTTCCCCTCGCTACACTGGCACAACTTAGCGAACTGGATTACCAGCAACGCGTGCAAGATTTTTTTGATGCGGAGTCGCCGCTGTGTCTGGGTGAGAAGCAGTGGCCGATACATAGTCCTAAAGGCGACGCGCCTTGGAACAGCGGACGTTTGCACGCATTGGTCGATGCGGGTCTGGCCTACGCCACGCCGGAAGGAACCAGCACGATATATCGTTTATCGCCCATAGGGGATAAAAACTGGCGTCAGTACGGTGACTTGTGTTACGGCAGGATGCAGGTGGCGAGCATTGAGAAAATCGATCGCGTGAATCAGGAATTGACGGTGGTGTATTTCACTTATCGTTTAACGCCACTGGAAGACTGGGCACATAACCGGGCGTTACGCTTTGCCTTTAGCGAGCTGGATAATCTGGTTGGTGGCGTAGGGACCACGCGCTATTCGGCTACCATTCGTGAAGCGTTGGGTGGGGCGGCGAAATTGCAGGATTACCCTGTGCCAGTAGAGCTGGATTACTGA
- the kduI gene encoding 5-dehydro-4-deoxy-D-glucuronate isomerase — MDVRQSVHSEHAKTLDTTELRKKFLIEKIFTPNHYTMTYSHIDRIVVGGIMPVDGEITFDDGIGKQFGVNYFLERRELGLINIGGPAKIVIDGTSYQVGNEEALYVGKGAKALAFSSLDKTKPAKLYYNSAPAHAVYPTRIITQDDAIKAPLGDVKTCNKRTICKYLVPEVVETCQLSMGLTRLAEGSNWNSMPTHTHERRMEVYFYFDMAEDTIIFHMMGEPHETRHLVMHNEQAVISPSWSIHTGVGTKNYAFIWGMIGENLTFDDMDHIAMLDLR, encoded by the coding sequence ATGGACGTAAGACAAAGTGTACACAGTGAGCATGCGAAAACGCTTGATACCACCGAACTGAGGAAGAAATTTCTCATTGAGAAAATATTTACGCCAAACCACTACACCATGACTTACAGCCACATTGACCGTATTGTGGTAGGCGGGATCATGCCAGTGGATGGTGAGATAACGTTTGATGACGGCATCGGCAAACAATTTGGCGTGAACTATTTTCTTGAGCGACGCGAACTGGGGCTGATCAATATCGGTGGTCCGGCAAAAATCGTTATCGACGGCACAAGCTATCAGGTTGGCAATGAGGAAGCGCTCTATGTTGGCAAGGGTGCTAAGGCCTTAGCCTTTAGCAGCCTCGACAAGACTAAACCAGCAAAACTGTATTATAACAGCGCCCCGGCACATGCCGTTTACCCGACGCGTATCATCACACAGGATGACGCGATAAAAGCGCCGTTGGGAGACGTCAAAACCTGCAACAAACGGACGATTTGCAAATATCTGGTGCCGGAAGTGGTCGAGACCTGCCAACTGAGCATGGGATTAACGCGTCTGGCAGAAGGCAGCAACTGGAATTCAATGCCAACGCATACCCATGAACGCAGAATGGAAGTTTACTTCTATTTTGACATGGCGGAAGACACCATTATTTTTCATATGATGGGTGAACCGCATGAAACGCGTCATCTGGTGATGCATAACGAACAGGCGGTGATCTCCCCGAGTTGGTCGATTCACACTGGCGTCGGTACCAAAAACTACGCCTTTATCTGGGGCATGATCGGCGAAAATCTGACGTTTGACGATATGGATCATATCGCGATGTTGGATTTGCGCTAA
- the kdgT gene encoding 2-keto-3-deoxygluconate transporter, with translation MKIKQAIDKIPGGLMLVPLFLGAFCNTFTPGAGKYLGSFSNGMITGTIPILAVWFFCMGASIELKATGTMLKKSGVLVVTKLATAWIVALIAGTFLPGDGIQNGLLAGISVLALVASMDMTNGGLYAALMNQYGSKEEAGAFVLMSLESGPLMTMVILGASGIATFEPQLFVGAVLPFLIGFTLGNLDSDLRKLFGNSVQTLIPFFAFALGNTINLSVILQTGFAGIFLGVLVIIVTGIPLILADKFIGGGNGTAGIAASSSAGASVATPLLIANMAPEFAPVAQQATALVATSVIVTSVLVPIITALWAKRFSPKHA, from the coding sequence ATGAAAATCAAACAAGCTATTGATAAAATCCCTGGGGGATTAATGCTGGTTCCGCTCTTTTTGGGCGCATTCTGTAATACCTTTACGCCGGGGGCTGGGAAATATTTAGGTTCTTTCAGCAACGGTATGATTACTGGCACGATCCCGATTCTGGCCGTCTGGTTTTTCTGCATGGGCGCGTCTATTGAGCTTAAAGCGACGGGAACGATGCTGAAAAAATCGGGCGTTCTGGTGGTGACCAAACTCGCCACCGCCTGGATTGTGGCGCTGATCGCGGGTACGTTCTTACCGGGTGATGGCATCCAAAATGGTTTGCTGGCCGGAATCTCCGTGCTTGCGCTGGTCGCGTCAATGGACATGACGAACGGTGGGCTGTACGCCGCATTGATGAACCAGTACGGTTCGAAAGAAGAAGCGGGAGCCTTCGTGCTGATGTCTCTGGAATCCGGCCCGTTAATGACCATGGTCATTCTGGGTGCCAGCGGTATCGCGACCTTTGAACCCCAGCTATTTGTCGGTGCCGTACTGCCTTTCCTGATTGGTTTTACGTTGGGTAATCTGGACTCGGACTTGAGAAAGCTGTTCGGCAACTCAGTACAAACGCTGATCCCTTTCTTCGCCTTTGCGTTGGGCAATACGATTAATTTATCGGTGATTCTACAAACGGGGTTCGCTGGTATTTTCCTCGGCGTATTGGTGATTATTGTTACCGGTATTCCATTGATTCTGGCGGACAAATTTATCGGCGGCGGTAATGGAACCGCAGGCATAGCCGCATCCAGCAGCGCAGGTGCCTCCGTCGCGACGCCCCTGTTGATCGCAAATATGGCGCCAGAATTCGCACCAGTCGCTCAACAGGCGACAGCGTTGGTCGCCACCAGTGTGATCGTGACGTCAGTATTGGTGCCCATCATTACGGCATTATGGGCAAAACGCTTTTCACCTAAACACGCATAA
- a CDS encoding IclR family transcriptional regulator produces the protein MNIFQQLEHSKAPAAVRLVMIIDYIAKHDEASFTEICTDLSIPKSSVHHLLEVLVVTQLLRQRADGRYVLGLRLFELGGLVIKNIDLRKDTINFMHELVKETELTCHLGILDGDNGFFLSKVESPKAIVKTSWEGKKIIFNRMSLGKVLVAWLPEERIESLITDCTFEYLTPRTITNKDDFLQHLKTVKEQGWAIDDGEDIEEICCMAAPIFNQDGEVIAAIGVNGMQSQYANGKKEKHLASLIKTSKAITAHINSRNIDSR, from the coding sequence ATGAATATATTCCAACAGCTCGAACACAGTAAAGCGCCGGCAGCCGTCCGTTTAGTGATGATTATTGACTACATCGCTAAACATGACGAAGCCAGTTTCACTGAGATATGTACTGATTTGTCTATCCCCAAAAGCAGCGTACATCATCTATTGGAAGTGCTGGTGGTCACACAGCTATTACGCCAGCGCGCCGACGGACGTTATGTTTTGGGGTTGAGACTATTTGAGCTGGGCGGGCTGGTAATAAAAAATATTGATCTGCGTAAAGATACGATTAATTTTATGCATGAATTGGTCAAAGAGACGGAATTGACCTGCCATCTTGGTATTCTGGACGGCGATAATGGCTTCTTCCTGAGTAAAGTAGAATCTCCCAAAGCGATTGTCAAAACATCCTGGGAAGGTAAGAAAATTATTTTTAACCGTATGTCTCTCGGAAAAGTACTCGTAGCGTGGCTACCAGAGGAAAGAATTGAATCACTGATTACCGATTGTACGTTTGAATATTTAACGCCTCGGACAATTACCAATAAAGACGATTTTCTACAACACCTAAAGACCGTTAAGGAACAAGGCTGGGCAATAGACGATGGTGAAGATATAGAAGAAATTTGTTGTATGGCTGCACCGATTTTTAATCAGGACGGTGAAGTCATCGCCGCCATCGGCGTTAACGGGATGCAATCGCAATATGCTAATGGAAAAAAAGAGAAACATTTGGCAAGCCTGATTAAAACCAGCAAAGCGATCACTGCTCATATCAACAGTAGGAATATTGATAGTAGATAA
- a CDS encoding Tex family protein, with protein sequence MNDSLSHIIASELQARTEQVDAAVRLLDEGNTVPFIARYRKEVTGGLDDTQLRQLETRLGYLRELEDRRQTILKSIDEQGKLTAQLATAINGTLSKTELEDLYLPYKPKRRTRGQIAIEAGLEPLADSLWQDPSQEPELTAQAYVDADKGVADVKAALDGARYILMERFVEDATLLAKVRNYLWKNAHLVSRVVEGKEEEGAKFRDYFDHHEPIAQVPSHRALAMFRGRNEGVLQLALNADPQHEEAPRESYCEQIIIDHLNLRLGNAAADSWRRAVISWTWRIKVLLHLETELMGSVREKAEDEAINVFARNMHDLLMAAPAGMRATMGLDPGLRTGVKVAVVDATGKLVATDTIYPHTGQAAKAAPIIAALCLKHQVELVAIGNGTASRETERFFLDTQKQFPNINAQKVIVSEAGASVYSASELAALEFPDLDVSLRGAVSIARRLQDPLAELVKIDPKSIGVGQYQHDVSQSLLAKKLDAVVEDCVNAVGVDLNTASVALLTRVAGLTRMMAQNIVTWRDENGRFHNREQLLKVSRLGPKAFEQCAGFLRINHGNNPLDASTVHPEAYPIVERILAATEQALQELMGNPNALRNLKPSDFTDERFGVPTVTDIIKELEKPGRDPRPEFKTASFADGVETLNDLLPGMILEGAVTNVTNFGAFVDIGVHQDGLVHISSLADHFVDDPHKVVKAGDIVKVKVMEVDLQRKRIALTMRLDEQPGDTASRRGGGNPRGDSNTSSRQPAGKSRPRPASTPVTGNSAMGDALAAAFKKR encoded by the coding sequence ATGAATGATTCATTAAGCCACATTATCGCCAGCGAATTGCAGGCGCGAACGGAGCAGGTAGACGCGGCAGTCCGCCTACTGGACGAAGGAAATACCGTCCCTTTTATCGCCCGTTACCGTAAAGAAGTGACTGGTGGACTGGATGACACTCAACTGCGCCAGCTCGAAACACGCCTCGGTTACCTGCGTGAACTGGAAGACCGACGCCAGACGATTCTGAAATCCATCGATGAGCAGGGCAAGTTAACGGCACAACTCGCCACCGCCATTAACGGCACGCTGAGCAAAACCGAGCTGGAAGATCTCTATCTACCGTACAAACCTAAACGCCGCACGCGTGGACAAATCGCGATTGAAGCCGGTTTGGAACCACTGGCCGATAGCCTATGGCAAGACCCGAGCCAGGAGCCGGAGCTGACGGCACAGGCTTATGTCGATGCCGATAAAGGCGTGGCAGACGTGAAAGCGGCGCTGGACGGCGCACGTTACATTCTGATGGAACGCTTTGTAGAAGACGCCACGCTGCTGGCAAAAGTGCGTAACTATCTGTGGAAAAATGCCCATCTGGTTTCCCGCGTCGTAGAAGGGAAAGAGGAAGAAGGCGCGAAGTTCCGCGATTACTTCGATCATCACGAACCGATTGCTCAGGTACCTTCACACCGCGCACTGGCGATGTTCCGCGGTCGTAATGAAGGCGTGCTGCAACTGGCGTTGAATGCCGATCCACAGCACGAAGAAGCGCCGCGTGAAAGCTACTGCGAACAGATTATTATCGACCACCTGAATCTGCGTTTAGGAAATGCCGCGGCAGACAGCTGGCGACGTGCCGTCATTAGCTGGACGTGGCGCATTAAAGTGCTGCTGCACCTTGAAACCGAATTGATGGGCAGCGTGCGTGAAAAAGCTGAAGACGAGGCGATTAACGTCTTCGCCCGCAACATGCACGATCTGCTGATGGCCGCTCCGGCGGGCATGCGCGCCACCATGGGTCTCGATCCCGGCCTGCGAACCGGCGTAAAAGTCGCGGTAGTGGATGCCACTGGCAAGCTGGTCGCGACCGACACGATTTATCCGCATACCGGTCAGGCGGCTAAAGCGGCTCCAATCATCGCGGCACTGTGCCTCAAACATCAGGTTGAACTGGTGGCGATTGGTAACGGCACCGCCTCGCGTGAAACCGAGCGCTTCTTCCTCGACACGCAGAAGCAGTTCCCGAATATCAACGCACAGAAAGTGATCGTCAGCGAAGCGGGCGCATCGGTGTACTCCGCGTCCGAGCTAGCCGCGCTGGAATTCCCCGATCTGGATGTCTCGCTGCGTGGTGCGGTGTCTATCGCCCGTCGTTTGCAGGATCCGCTGGCGGAACTGGTGAAGATCGATCCGAAATCCATCGGCGTGGGTCAGTATCAGCATGACGTAAGCCAAAGCCTGCTGGCGAAGAAGCTGGATGCGGTGGTCGAAGACTGCGTAAACGCCGTCGGCGTTGATCTCAATACGGCGTCCGTGGCGCTGTTAACACGTGTCGCCGGGCTGACGCGCATGATGGCGCAAAATATTGTGACCTGGCGTGATGAGAATGGCCGCTTCCATAACCGCGAACAACTGCTGAAAGTCAGCCGTCTGGGGCCAAAAGCCTTTGAACAGTGCGCGGGCTTCCTGCGCATCAACCACGGCAATAACCCACTGGATGCCTCTACCGTTCACCCGGAAGCCTATCCGATTGTGGAGCGTATTCTGGCTGCAACCGAGCAGGCGTTGCAGGAGCTAATGGGGAATCCCAATGCGCTGCGTAACCTGAAACCGTCGGATTTCACCGACGAGCGTTTCGGCGTACCAACGGTGACAGACATCATCAAAGAGCTGGAAAAGCCGGGTCGCGATCCGCGCCCTGAGTTCAAAACGGCCAGCTTCGCTGACGGCGTGGAAACCTTAAACGATCTGCTGCCGGGCATGATTCTGGAAGGCGCAGTCACCAACGTCACCAACTTTGGCGCGTTTGTGGATATCGGCGTCCATCAGGATGGCTTGGTCCATATTTCATCGCTGGCCGACCATTTCGTCGACGATCCACACAAAGTGGTGAAAGCAGGCGATATCGTGAAAGTGAAAGTGATGGAAGTGGATCTGCAACGTAAGCGCATCGCGCTGACGATGCGGCTTGATGAGCAACCGGGTGACACCGCGTCGCGCCGTGGCGGTGGCAATCCGCGTGGCGATAGCAATACCTCATCGCGTCAGCCAGCCGGTAAATCACGACCTCGTCCCGCTAGCACTCCTGTCACAGGCAACAGCGCAATGGGTGATGCACTGGCCGCCGCCTTTAAAAAACGTTAA